The Gemella haemolysans genome includes a region encoding these proteins:
- the tehB gene encoding SAM-dependent methyltransferase TehB, protein MTENLVCYKRLPNWTAQTLPEPFRHKHNTRKDVWAKLTILKGKLQFTELTEDNEVVKEHILTPKSKIPFVEPQAWHRVAPLTDDLECFLEFYCEPKNYFANKYDINPAHSEVVEAMETIKPCKTLDLGSGQGRNSLFLSKLGFEVTAVDSNIPALEFLMETSRIENLDIKIGSYDINTAALRNTYDFILSTVVLMFIEERSIPSVIKNMQEQTKIGGYNLIVAAMSTEDAPCPLPFPFTFKENELKEYYKDWEFIKYNEDFGQLHKTDANGNRFKLRFATMLAKKIK, encoded by the coding sequence ATGACAGAAAACTTAGTATGCTATAAAAGATTACCAAATTGGACTGCTCAAACACTTCCTGAGCCTTTTAGACATAAGCACAACACTAGAAAAGATGTATGGGCTAAATTAACTATTCTTAAAGGAAAACTACAATTTACAGAATTAACTGAAGATAACGAAGTTGTGAAGGAGCATATATTAACACCTAAAAGTAAGATTCCTTTCGTTGAACCACAAGCATGGCACCGCGTTGCACCTTTAACTGATGATTTAGAATGTTTCTTAGAGTTTTATTGCGAACCAAAAAATTATTTCGCAAACAAATATGATATTAATCCTGCTCATTCTGAAGTGGTAGAAGCCATGGAAACTATCAAACCTTGTAAGACATTAGATTTAGGATCTGGTCAAGGTCGTAACTCTTTATTCCTCTCTAAACTTGGTTTCGAAGTCACTGCGGTTGATAGTAATATTCCTGCTTTAGAATTTTTAATGGAGACTTCTAGAATTGAAAATCTAGATATCAAAATCGGTAGTTACGATATAAATACAGCAGCTCTTAGAAACACCTATGATTTCATACTTTCAACTGTTGTTTTAATGTTTATCGAAGAACGATCTATTCCGAGTGTAATAAAAAATATGCAAGAACAAACTAAAATCGGTGGTTATAATTTAATTGTTGCTGCTATGTCTACAGAAGATGCTCCTTGTCCTCTTCCTTTCCCCTTCACTTTTAAAGAAAATGAGCTTAAAGAATATTACAAAGACTGGGAATTTATTAAATATAATGAAGATTTTGGGCAACTCCACAAAACAGATGCTAATGGAAATAGATTTAAACTGCGTTTTGCTACTATGTTAGCTAAGAAAATTAAATAA
- a CDS encoding CAP domain-containing protein codes for MSKTKLTRRILTGLVLLVGASGAVTVANEVNNAAVNVNKKDVKASVYEKDGHYYVKLTTAKNVTNVVARVTTEDRKEYVVKKETIKVGEVVEYEIDINADVPTRKLPHTAVKRETVKSVVTLGDHTFNAVVSYDVEVADSQEQATKPVDKNTEKKTTLDQLAEKREVTAEQKAKEEAEAKKAAEVKATKEAEAKAAADVKLKQEAEAKAAKEAEAKKEAEAKAAADAKIKQEADAKAATDAKVKQEVEAKAAKEAEAKKVAELKAAKEAEAKAKAAKEAEAEKAKQQTPATPTAGTREEQIRKAFLAKVAQLRSINGLPALSENAALNSSSKFRSSDVTTRAIDGNIHGPNGSIQYETNAARAAGYANYILANIAITSDSGTPEQVAQQLFDILFKEIGNVVAAYPYGHRNTLLDATAKDVGAGVTIKNGQVYLVQHQSSSGAFNGTTPKPGKYLDGSTKVFLNGK; via the coding sequence ATGAGTAAGACGAAATTGACTAGAAGAATATTAACAGGGTTAGTATTATTAGTTGGAGCATCTGGAGCAGTTACAGTTGCCAATGAAGTTAATAATGCAGCAGTTAATGTTAATAAAAAAGATGTAAAAGCTAGTGTTTATGAAAAAGATGGACACTACTATGTGAAACTTACAACAGCTAAAAATGTTACTAATGTAGTTGCACGAGTAACTACAGAAGATAGAAAAGAATATGTAGTTAAAAAAGAGACTATTAAAGTAGGAGAAGTAGTAGAGTATGAAATCGACATAAATGCTGATGTACCTACTAGAAAATTACCACATACTGCAGTTAAAAGAGAAACTGTTAAATCTGTTGTAACTTTAGGGGATCACACTTTCAACGCTGTTGTGAGCTATGATGTAGAGGTTGCTGATTCTCAAGAACAAGCGACTAAGCCAGTAGATAAAAATACTGAAAAGAAAACAACTTTAGATCAACTTGCTGAGAAGAGAGAAGTAACAGCTGAACAAAAAGCTAAAGAAGAAGCAGAAGCTAAGAAAGCAGCTGAAGTAAAAGCGACGAAAGAAGCAGAAGCAAAAGCAGCGGCTGACGTTAAATTAAAACAAGAAGCAGAAGCAAAAGCAGCTAAAGAAGCAGAAGCTAAGAAAGAAGCAGAAGCAAAAGCAGCAGCTGACGCTAAAATAAAACAAGAAGCGGACGCGAAAGCAGCGACTGATGCTAAAGTAAAACAAGAAGTAGAAGCAAAAGCAGCTAAAGAAGCAGAAGCTAAGAAAGTTGCAGAACTAAAAGCAGCTAAAGAAGCAGAGGCAAAAGCAAAAGCAGCAAAAGAAGCCGAAGCTGAAAAAGCAAAACAACAAACACCTGCAACACCAACAGCAGGAACTAGAGAAGAGCAAATAAGAAAAGCATTCTTAGCGAAAGTTGCACAATTAAGAAGCATTAATGGATTACCAGCTTTATCTGAAAATGCAGCATTAAATTCTTCTTCTAAATTTAGAAGTTCAGATGTAACAACACGTGCAATTGACGGGAATATTCATGGACCAAATGGATCAATTCAATATGAAACAAATGCGGCAAGAGCGGCAGGATATGCTAACTACATTTTAGCAAATATTGCAATAACTAGTGATTCGGGAACACCTGAACAAGTTGCACAACAATTATTTGATATTTTATTCAAAGAAATAGGTAATGTAGTTGCGGCATATCCATATGGGCACAGAAATACTTTATTAGATGCAACTGCTAAAGATGTAGGTGCGGGAGTAACTATAAAAAATGGTCAAGTATATCTTGTACAACACCAAAGCTCTAGTGGAGCGTTTAATGGAACTACTCCAAAACCAGGTAAATATTTAGATGGATCAACAAAAGTTTTTCTAAATGGTAAATAA
- the tehB gene encoding tellurite resistance methyltransferase TehB produces MENNLLCFKRTSNLTALSLPKTYREGFYTKQGVWTKMIIVKGKMKLSFLDIENSVIKQCSLNKNSEISLIEPESIFRIHPNSTDLQFHLEFYCTAENYFFNKYDLSPAHPEIVAAMKYIKPCKTLDLGAGQGKNSLYLSSLDFKITAVDIDAKFLQDLADISIKEKLNLNVFKHDIVEANIKDTYDFIFATDVFMYLNPTRIHSIIANIKKQTNDGGYNLIVSALNKAGHRCPPFPFTFIEGELKNYYNDWKIIKYNENLSASPYPYAIILAQKISE; encoded by the coding sequence ATGGAGAATAATTTACTTTGTTTTAAACGTACTTCAAACCTTACTGCTCTATCTCTTCCAAAAACCTATAGAGAGGGATTTTATACTAAACAAGGTGTTTGGACTAAGATGATAATAGTTAAAGGAAAAATGAAATTAAGCTTTCTAGATATAGAGAACAGCGTAATTAAACAGTGTTCTTTAAATAAAAATAGTGAAATTAGTCTCATTGAACCAGAAAGCATATTTAGAATTCATCCTAATTCTACTGACCTACAGTTTCACCTAGAGTTTTACTGTACAGCTGAGAATTACTTTTTTAACAAGTACGACCTAAGTCCGGCTCATCCGGAAATTGTTGCTGCAATGAAATACATAAAACCTTGCAAAACGTTAGACTTAGGTGCAGGTCAAGGAAAAAATTCATTATACCTTTCTTCATTAGATTTTAAAATTACTGCGGTCGATATTGATGCGAAATTCTTACAAGATCTTGCCGACATATCAATTAAAGAAAAGCTAAATCTTAATGTTTTTAAACACGATATCGTTGAAGCAAATATAAAGGATACATATGACTTTATATTCGCTACTGATGTATTTATGTATTTGAATCCAACAAGGATACACAGCATTATTGCTAATATAAAAAAACAAACTAATGATGGTGGATATAACTTGATTGTGAGCGCATTAAACAAAGCAGGTCATAGATGCCCTCCATTCCCATTTACTTTTATCGAAGGTGAGTTAAAAAACTATTATAATGACTGGAAGATAATTAAATATAATGAAAATCTTTCCGCTTCTCCTTACCCATACGCTATAATTCTTGCTCAAAAAATATCAGAATAA
- a CDS encoding metallophosphoesterase family protein, with protein MRTIVISDIHGCFYTMNKLLDEVEFNSNKDKLICLGDMCDRGRNTKLVWEYFYNLQKAHKQHVVLLGNHEDMFNLAIKEAMYDNTSSKRQNHYFRNNGLTTLQSFYPEATTESRREYFQKFARDKKNLRKWLQNLPTRYESEDYYFVHAGVDFNKNFWNQTHRDMVWIREPFLTSEMKYNKKVFHGHSPVKEDPYYEIKDNRINIDGGCVYGGKLNIVVIEESELIIKQSKILEEDIYYNKEG; from the coding sequence ATGAGAACAATAGTAATTTCAGATATACATGGATGTTTTTATACGATGAATAAACTACTAGACGAAGTAGAATTCAACAGTAATAAAGATAAACTAATTTGTTTAGGCGATATGTGTGATAGAGGTAGGAACACCAAATTAGTTTGGGAATATTTTTATAATTTACAAAAAGCTCACAAACAACATGTAGTTTTATTGGGAAATCATGAAGACATGTTTAATTTAGCGATAAAAGAAGCAATGTATGACAATACATCTTCAAAAAGACAAAACCACTATTTTAGAAATAATGGATTAACAACATTACAGTCTTTTTATCCAGAAGCAACAACGGAATCACGAAGAGAATACTTTCAAAAATTTGCTAGAGATAAAAAAAATCTAAGAAAATGGTTGCAAAATCTGCCTACGAGGTACGAGAGTGAAGATTATTACTTTGTGCATGCTGGTGTAGATTTTAATAAAAACTTTTGGAATCAAACACATCGTGACATGGTTTGGATAAGAGAACCATTTTTAACAAGTGAGATGAAATATAATAAAAAAGTATTTCATGGACACAGCCCTGTTAAAGAAGATCCTTATTATGAAATAAAAGATAATCGAATAAATATTGATGGTGGCTGTGTTTATGGAGGTAAATTAAATATAGTAGTAATAGAAGAATCTGAATTAATAATCAAACAAAGTAAGATTTTAGAAGAGGATATATATTATAATAAAGAAGGATAG
- a CDS encoding TVP38/TMEM64 family protein — MTEFIQSFGVLAPIIYVLMFMFLPVFFFPVPILAVAGGVAFGFVEGSLLTFVGASLNCYIMFVISRRFGREWVKNYLKKKMTPKQHDRIFNVSDEKLMMSLVILRLIPLVPYNMINYGYGLTNISLTKYMIASVLGIIPGTVVFLNFGATSTNVFSKEFLIASLLVILLTVGSIYLSKLVEKREQQKKSANE, encoded by the coding sequence ATGACTGAGTTTATTCAAAGTTTTGGTGTTTTAGCACCTATTATTTATGTGTTAATGTTTATGTTCTTACCGGTATTTTTCTTTCCGGTTCCAATACTTGCTGTTGCTGGAGGAGTAGCGTTTGGTTTTGTTGAGGGAAGTTTACTAACTTTCGTTGGAGCTTCATTAAATTGTTATATTATGTTTGTAATTTCTCGTCGTTTTGGGCGTGAATGGGTGAAAAACTACCTTAAGAAAAAAATGACACCGAAGCAACACGATAGAATTTTTAATGTTAGTGATGAAAAGTTGATGATGAGTCTAGTAATTTTGAGACTTATTCCATTAGTACCGTATAATATGATAAATTATGGATATGGTTTAACTAATATAAGTTTAACAAAATATATGATTGCGAGTGTACTTGGGATAATTCCAGGGACAGTAGTATTTCTAAACTTCGGAGCTACTAGTACAAATGTCTTTAGTAAAGAATTTTTAATAGCATCATTATTAGTAATTTTATTGACGGTTGGTTCTATCTACTTATCTAAATTAGTAGAAAAAAGAGAACAACAAAAAAAATCTGCAAATGAATAA
- a CDS encoding low molecular weight protein-tyrosine-phosphatase — MVKVLFVCLGNICRSPMAEVIFRDMVEKEGLSEKIQIDSAATSSWEHGNPVHSGTRKELAKIGIGVEGMYSRILNDDDLEADYIVGMDDSNIENIKKFIAGRNAGEVKKLLEYAGEDRIIDDPWYTGDFKTTFKDVTKGCTALLEKIKKENL, encoded by the coding sequence ATGGTAAAAGTATTATTTGTTTGTTTAGGAAATATCTGTCGTTCACCTATGGCAGAAGTAATATTTAGAGATATGGTAGAAAAAGAAGGACTAAGCGAAAAAATTCAAATAGATTCAGCAGCAACTAGTAGTTGGGAACACGGTAATCCTGTTCATAGTGGAACTAGAAAAGAGCTTGCTAAAATTGGAATTGGAGTAGAGGGAATGTATTCTCGTATTCTTAACGATGATGACTTAGAAGCAGACTATATCGTAGGAATGGATGATAGTAATATAGAAAATATTAAGAAATTTATCGCAGGAAGAAACGCTGGTGAGGTTAAAAAATTACTAGAATACGCTGGAGAAGATAGAATTATAGACGACCCGTGGTATACAGGAGACTTCAAAACAACATTTAAAGATGTAACTAAAGGATGCACAGCTTTGTTAGAAAAAATAAAGAAAGAAAATCTATAA
- a CDS encoding GNAT family N-acetyltransferase, with the protein MVNVRTVELQDAENLVNIYRPYVEHTAITFDCTVPSVHEFEEKISKSIQSYPFLVAEEGDDLLGYAYASEFYPKEAYKWTAEITIYLDEKARGKGVGEKLYSELEKQLYDRGICRLTSCIAYPDEGSVSFHEKRGFRKVAHFEKVGYKFNRWYDVVWYQKDIRENIE; encoded by the coding sequence ATGGTAAATGTTAGAACGGTTGAATTACAAGATGCCGAAAATTTAGTAAATATTTATAGACCATATGTTGAACATACGGCTATTACTTTTGATTGTACTGTACCAAGTGTACACGAATTCGAAGAAAAAATCTCAAAATCAATTCAAAGTTATCCATTTTTGGTAGCTGAAGAAGGAGATGATTTATTAGGATACGCATATGCTAGTGAGTTTTATCCGAAAGAAGCATACAAATGGACAGCTGAAATTACGATTTATTTAGATGAAAAGGCTCGTGGAAAAGGTGTTGGAGAGAAGTTGTATAGTGAACTTGAAAAACAACTTTACGATAGAGGAATATGCAGATTAACATCGTGTATAGCATATCCTGATGAAGGTAGTGTATCATTTCATGAGAAGAGAGGATTTAGAAAAGTAGCTCACTTTGAAAAAGTAGGTTATAAATTTAATCGTTGGTATGACGTTGTATGGTACCAAAAAGATATTAGAGAGAATATTGAATAG
- a CDS encoding LytTR family DNA-binding domain-containing protein, with product MKINIELDSSLKDIELVIKTPDLNNDVILIKELVEKALLNSQKIIFYKGDSEYFIPLESILFFETSDNKVYAHTTDEFFEVKFKLYELEQIIPFYYCRISKSSIINTKVIYSLEKSFSGSSTASFYDSKKQVHISRHYYKILKDKLKEMR from the coding sequence ATGAAAATTAATATCGAACTAGATTCATCTCTTAAAGACATCGAACTTGTTATTAAAACACCTGACTTAAATAATGATGTAATATTAATTAAAGAATTAGTTGAAAAAGCTTTATTAAATTCTCAAAAAATAATTTTCTATAAAGGTGACTCAGAATATTTCATCCCGCTTGAATCAATATTATTTTTTGAGACTTCTGATAATAAGGTCTATGCTCATACTACAGATGAATTCTTCGAAGTGAAGTTTAAATTATATGAATTAGAACAGATAATTCCATTTTATTATTGTCGAATTTCTAAGAGCTCAATAATAAATACAAAAGTAATTTATTCGCTAGAAAAATCTTTTTCTGGTTCTAGTACCGCTTCTTTTTATGATTCTAAGAAGCAAGTCCATATATCAAGACATTACTATAAAATATTAAAAGACAAATTAAAAGAAATGAGGTAA
- a CDS encoding LiaF transmembrane domain-containing protein, with protein sequence MRRNFIGLFFIILAITTILDGFSIFPNGSIFLAICTVVLGFFAIRGLMDFDSFGTIFPLALLFYVYNKNYHFANISGWKIFLVAIFLSIGISMILPRRYKYKEFRKIYRKKSYQKIHNGHDYSDVTFGENTQYIDITKSDSFTTSTKFGSTSIYFEKLDTYPIKNFELNVSVSFGDLKIYIPKEWAIKNNTNSFLAKVPTDSNSTANDVKIILNGSVNFGEVHIIQI encoded by the coding sequence ATGAGAAGAAATTTTATTGGATTATTTTTTATAATACTCGCTATAACTACTATACTTGATGGATTCAGTATTTTTCCAAACGGATCAATCTTCTTAGCTATATGTACAGTAGTTCTTGGATTTTTTGCAATTCGAGGTTTAATGGATTTTGATTCTTTTGGAACAATATTTCCACTAGCATTATTATTTTATGTTTATAATAAAAATTATCACTTTGCGAACATATCAGGATGGAAAATATTCTTAGTTGCTATTTTCCTTAGCATAGGTATTTCTATGATTTTACCTAGAAGATATAAATATAAAGAATTCAGAAAGATTTACAGAAAAAAAAGCTATCAAAAAATACATAATGGACACGATTATTCTGATGTAACATTTGGTGAAAATACACAGTATATAGATATAACTAAATCTGATTCTTTCACTACTTCTACTAAATTCGGAAGTACAAGTATCTATTTTGAAAAACTAGATACCTATCCGATAAAAAACTTTGAACTAAATGTATCTGTATCTTTTGGAGATTTAAAAATATATATTCCAAAAGAATGGGCTATTAAAAATAATACAAATAGTTTTTTAGCTAAAGTTCCAACAGATTCTAACAGCACTGCTAATGATGTTAAAATTATACTAAACGGTTCTGTTAATTTTGGAGAAGTTCATATTATTCAAATATAA
- a CDS encoding CAP domain-containing protein, translating to MKKQGIKLTSKVLTGLVLLTGITSLPTNAVEVKTAAVDVNKASVKAKVYELNGHYYTKLVADKEVANVIARITTETKSEFVLKKDLIKAGEEVVVELDMTAKAPTRKLPSTEVKREGFTAVNKVGTHTFNINVRYEIATDEVKAKQEENKKVVNPPAAETPTASSTNNEEKGNEAATKSEQPVATAPAENTTKPAEDVKPVEAPKAAETTVARPNTSDNEKPSDKPADLAEKPTIPVAGTDRSAVATPAKEDTKAAETKKQAVKEEKAATTTKTEAEKPKQQTPAAPATGSREEQIRKAFLAKVAQLRNINGLPALSENAALNSSSKYRSADVTTRGIDGNIHGPNGSIQYEKDAAKAAGYLNSILANIAITSDSGTPEQVAQQLFDILFKEKGNVVAKYPYGHRNTLLDATAKDVGAGVTIKNGQVYLVQHQSSNGAFNGTTPKAGKYLDGLNTIYRNGQPV from the coding sequence ATGAAAAAACAAGGTATAAAGTTAACGAGTAAAGTTTTAACAGGATTAGTATTATTAACAGGTATAACATCATTACCAACAAATGCAGTTGAAGTTAAGACTGCAGCTGTTGATGTAAATAAAGCTAGCGTAAAAGCAAAAGTATATGAATTAAATGGTCATTATTATACAAAACTAGTAGCAGATAAAGAAGTAGCAAATGTTATTGCTCGTATTACAACTGAAACTAAATCTGAGTTTGTATTAAAAAAAGATCTTATTAAAGCTGGGGAAGAAGTTGTAGTAGAATTAGATATGACAGCGAAAGCTCCAACAAGAAAACTACCTAGTACAGAAGTTAAAAGAGAAGGATTTACTGCAGTTAACAAAGTAGGAACACATACTTTTAATATTAATGTTCGTTATGAAATCGCAACTGATGAAGTAAAAGCAAAACAAGAGGAAAATAAAAAAGTTGTTAACCCTCCTGCGGCTGAAACTCCAACAGCTTCATCTACTAATAATGAAGAAAAAGGAAATGAAGCTGCAACTAAATCAGAACAACCAGTAGCAACAGCTCCTGCAGAAAATACAACTAAACCTGCAGAAGATGTAAAACCAGTTGAAGCTCCAAAAGCAGCTGAAACAACTGTTGCTAGACCAAATACTTCAGACAATGAGAAACCATCTGATAAACCAGCTGATTTAGCTGAAAAACCAACAATACCAGTTGCTGGAACAGACAGAAGTGCAGTAGCGACTCCAGCTAAAGAAGATACTAAAGCTGCTGAAACAAAAAAACAAGCAGTTAAAGAGGAAAAAGCAGCTACAACTACAAAAACAGAAGCTGAAAAACCGAAACAACAAACACCAGCAGCACCAGCAACAGGAAGTAGAGAAGAACAAATAAGAAAAGCATTCTTAGCAAAAGTTGCGCAATTAAGAAATATTAATGGATTACCAGCTTTATCAGAAAATGCAGCATTAAATTCTTCTTCAAAATATAGAAGTGCTGATGTAACAACTCGTGGAATCGATGGAAATATTCACGGACCAAATGGATCAATCCAATATGAAAAAGATGCGGCAAAAGCAGCAGGATATCTTAACTCTATTTTAGCAAATATTGCAATAACAAGTGATTCTGGAACACCAGAGCAAGTGGCACAACAATTATTTGATATCTTATTCAAAGAAAAAGGTAATGTAGTAGCTAAATATCCATACGGACACAGAAATACTTTATTAGATGCAACTGCTAAAGATGTAGGTGCAGGAGTGACTATAAAAAATGGTCAAGTATATCTTGTACAACACCAAAGCTCTAATGGAGCATTTAATGGAACTACTCCAAAAGCAGGTAAATATTTAGATGGATTAAATACTATTTACAGAAATGGTCAACCAGTATAA
- a CDS encoding ABC transporter ATP-binding protein, whose amino-acid sequence MNIIGIDNFSLKIKDKVLFDNVSLKIKEHSWLVLTGNIGSGKSTLLRTICKLYKDKYEGVITYKEKNIADIPMQEHVKNIGYVMQHAINQFVMPTLEEEIIFSLENLCLDSQAINEKLEYALAITKTKDLAHKHIHTLSGGERQRAAFAVALAMGSEILILDEPFANVDKKTRNSLLTLLKDLNNHGVTIIVCDHEYQLYLNYADTFYRLTNGNLELIKNPSFTPKNLNLCNNIKTDQILRLENFRISQGNKKLLNTTDFKIHKGITTLTGDNGTGKTTLLHAISQLIKYDGNIYFNNSKIRKSRKLYKKISTCLQDAFQQFISLMPREEISIQKDIWNHATLWQERLLKEFDLEKELDKSLYYYSGGQRKLIQLMCLLSQKTELLLLDEPFTHLDERACSFIMDWIEENKRLVGQSVIIVSHRLEPLNNRSDYHIEISGNTLHYLKEDYYAEENN is encoded by the coding sequence ATGAATATTATAGGAATCGATAATTTTTCTTTAAAAATTAAAGATAAAGTCTTATTTGATAATGTTAGTTTAAAAATAAAAGAACATAGTTGGTTAGTTTTAACTGGTAATATTGGTAGTGGTAAATCTACCCTACTTCGTACTATTTGTAAATTATATAAAGATAAATATGAGGGAGTTATTACATATAAAGAAAAAAATATAGCTGATATACCTATGCAAGAACATGTGAAGAATATAGGATATGTAATGCAACACGCTATAAATCAATTTGTCATGCCCACTTTAGAAGAAGAGATAATCTTTTCATTAGAAAATTTATGCTTAGACTCACAAGCGATTAACGAAAAACTGGAGTATGCTCTAGCAATTACAAAAACAAAAGATCTTGCGCACAAGCATATACATACACTATCAGGAGGAGAAAGACAACGCGCTGCATTCGCTGTAGCTTTAGCAATGGGCAGCGAAATATTAATATTAGATGAACCTTTTGCCAATGTTGATAAGAAAACTCGCAACTCTCTATTAACCTTACTTAAAGACTTGAACAACCATGGTGTGACAATAATAGTTTGCGATCACGAGTATCAACTGTATTTAAACTATGCAGATACTTTCTATCGCTTAACAAATGGGAATCTAGAATTAATAAAAAATCCTAGCTTTACACCTAAAAACTTAAATTTATGTAATAATATTAAAACGGATCAAATTCTGAGACTAGAAAATTTTAGGATTAGTCAAGGTAACAAAAAATTATTAAACACAACAGATTTCAAAATACACAAGGGAATTACTACCCTAACTGGGGATAATGGCACTGGAAAAACAACCTTATTACATGCTATTTCTCAACTTATAAAATATGATGGAAATATATACTTCAATAACTCAAAAATAAGAAAATCAAGAAAATTATACAAAAAAATAAGCACTTGTTTACAAGATGCATTTCAGCAGTTTATTAGTTTAATGCCTCGTGAAGAAATTTCTATACAAAAAGACATTTGGAATCATGCTACCTTATGGCAAGAACGACTTTTAAAAGAATTCGACTTAGAAAAAGAACTCGATAAAAGTTTATATTATTATAGCGGTGGACAAAGAAAACTTATTCAACTTATGTGTTTATTAAGTCAAAAAACTGAGTTGTTACTATTAGATGAACCCTTTACTCATCTAGATGAAAGAGCTTGTTCATTCATCATGGATTGGATAGAAGAGAATAAGAGACTTGTGGGACAGTCAGTTATTATTGTTAGCCATAGATTAGAACCACTAAACAATAGAAGTGATTATCATATCGAAATTTCGGGAAATACTTTACATTACTTAAAGGAGGATTATTATGCAGAAGAAAATAATTAG
- a CDS encoding ECF transporter S component, which produces MKKWSTKDIIIIALIGFLFGGIFLATSLVYVPLKAALGAIGYAPFANSILFGLWVMAGPVAAALIQKPGSATLGEVLGALAEMLYGSYFGAAVLISGLVQGVGSEVGFFITRYKRYDTFSLFLSAVGITLFSFAYKYFQAGYEAFSVQMILALLLVKFISVFFFGVVCVKLILNIVNKVQKSGNK; this is translated from the coding sequence ATGAAAAAATGGTCTACAAAAGACATAATTATTATAGCTTTAATAGGTTTCTTATTCGGAGGTATTTTTCTTGCAACAAGTTTAGTTTATGTTCCATTAAAAGCCGCTCTTGGAGCAATAGGGTACGCTCCTTTCGCAAACTCAATTTTATTTGGATTATGGGTAATGGCTGGTCCAGTAGCAGCGGCACTTATTCAAAAACCAGGAAGCGCAACTCTTGGGGAAGTTCTAGGCGCTCTAGCAGAAATGTTATATGGTTCATACTTTGGAGCTGCTGTTCTTATTTCAGGATTAGTTCAAGGCGTAGGCTCTGAAGTTGGTTTCTTCATAACTAGATACAAACGTTATGATACATTTTCTTTATTTCTTTCTGCTGTAGGCATTACACTATTTAGTTTCGCTTACAAATATTTCCAAGCTGGATACGAAGCATTTTCTGTACAAATGATTCTGGCACTTCTTTTAGTGAAATTTATCTCTGTATTCTTCTTTGGTGTTGTTTGTGTAAAACTAATTTTAAATATTGTTAATAAAGTACAAAAAAGCGGTAATAAATAA
- a CDS encoding energy-coupling factor transporter transmembrane component T gives MQKKIISPILALIIVILTIWISFSKLLVLNFVIIGSTILYFCLSRHWKKLLYFILVPLLPALGSGWAIIVHSSNYKFALLIFSRTYSFAALGLSLATYVSLVELLKYFEQHGLSSNIVYGLLVVIQALPRIQYETQMITKSSRLRGVFLPFWSPYYYAKAIFITLTWQPQISEAMTVHAYEDNKQRTHYNKYVIDKNKSILIIVLFTLLSSTLLLLNK, from the coding sequence ATGCAGAAGAAAATAATTAGTCCTATTTTGGCCTTAATAATAGTAATATTAACTATTTGGATCTCTTTTAGTAAATTATTGGTTCTAAATTTCGTAATTATTGGTTCAACAATCTTATATTTTTGTCTATCAAGGCATTGGAAAAAGCTACTATATTTTATTCTTGTTCCTCTATTACCAGCATTGGGATCTGGATGGGCTATCATTGTTCATAGTTCTAATTATAAATTTGCTCTATTAATTTTTTCTAGAACATACAGTTTTGCTGCTTTAGGATTGAGTTTAGCAACATACGTATCTTTAGTAGAATTACTAAAGTACTTCGAACAACATGGACTCTCTTCAAATATAGTTTACGGACTCTTAGTAGTTATTCAAGCTTTACCAAGAATACAATACGAAACACAAATGATTACAAAATCAAGTCGTCTTAGAGGTGTCTTCTTACCTTTTTGGTCACCCTACTACTATGCAAAAGCTATATTTATAACTTTAACTTGGCAACCTCAAATCTCTGAAGCAATGACAGTGCACGCCTATGAGGATAATAAACAACGAACTCACTATAATAAATATGTTATTGATAAAAATAAAAGTATACTTATTATAGTACTTTTCACATTACTTTCTAGCACATTATTATTACTAAATAAATAG